A region from the Acidobacteriota bacterium genome encodes:
- a CDS encoding glutamate synthase subunit beta has product MGKATGFMDHDRELPTRRPVSERVNDWFEIYQDFPEEKLRHQGARCMDCGVPFCNTGCPVNNIIPDWNDLVYRGRWKDAVRQLHATNNFPEFTGRICPAPCETACVLGINQPPVTIKQIEKNIVERGFEEGWIKPEPPTQRTGKRVAVVGSGPAGLAAAQQLARAGHDVTVYEKSDRVGGLLRYGIPHFKLEKEIVDRRIAQMEAEGVKFVTNAHVGTNVSVEELQHIYDAIVLAGGSEHPRDLNIPGRELSGIHYAMEFLPQQNRRCEGDVLNAGADILATGKRVVIIGGGDTGADCLGTCHRQKAKSVQQFEIMPMPPEERSSQTPWPLWPMQLRTEAAHEEGGTRDWSIATTGFTGDAEGNVKQLHAIRVGPPPKFEQIPGSEFTLDVDLVLIAMGFVGPVRTGMIDQLGVVLDPRGNVATDENSMTSVPGVFAAGDMRRGQSLVVWAISEGRKAAAGVDRYLRETSIAKGSASTRLPTSIAG; this is encoded by the coding sequence ATGGGTAAGGCCACGGGCTTCATGGATCACGACCGCGAGCTGCCCACTCGCCGGCCCGTGTCGGAACGCGTAAACGACTGGTTCGAGATCTATCAGGATTTCCCGGAAGAGAAGCTCCGCCATCAGGGCGCGCGCTGCATGGATTGCGGCGTCCCGTTCTGCAATACCGGATGTCCCGTCAACAACATCATTCCTGACTGGAACGATCTCGTGTATCGCGGGCGGTGGAAAGACGCCGTCCGGCAATTGCACGCCACCAATAATTTCCCGGAGTTTACTGGCCGAATCTGCCCGGCCCCGTGCGAGACCGCTTGCGTGCTCGGGATCAACCAACCGCCTGTAACCATCAAGCAGATCGAAAAAAATATTGTCGAGCGAGGCTTCGAAGAAGGTTGGATCAAGCCGGAGCCACCCACCCAGCGCACCGGGAAAAGAGTGGCCGTCGTAGGTTCCGGACCAGCGGGATTGGCGGCAGCGCAGCAACTTGCCCGGGCGGGTCATGACGTGACCGTGTACGAAAAGTCGGATCGCGTCGGTGGTTTGCTGCGTTACGGTATTCCGCACTTCAAGCTGGAAAAAGAAATCGTTGACCGCCGCATTGCGCAGATGGAGGCCGAGGGTGTGAAGTTCGTCACGAACGCGCATGTGGGGACGAACGTGTCTGTGGAAGAACTCCAGCATATCTACGACGCAATCGTTCTTGCCGGTGGATCGGAACATCCCCGTGACTTGAATATTCCGGGACGCGAACTCAGCGGAATTCACTATGCGATGGAGTTTCTGCCGCAGCAAAACCGGCGCTGCGAAGGCGATGTGCTGAACGCGGGCGCAGATATCCTGGCCACCGGCAAACGTGTGGTCATCATCGGCGGCGGCGATACGGGAGCCGATTGCCTGGGCACTTGTCATCGCCAGAAGGCAAAATCCGTGCAACAGTTCGAAATCATGCCGATGCCTCCCGAAGAACGTTCTTCGCAAACCCCCTGGCCACTCTGGCCCATGCAGTTGCGGACCGAAGCCGCGCATGAGGAAGGCGGCACCAGGGATTGGAGCATCGCCACTACCGGCTTCACGGGTGATGCGGAAGGGAACGTAAAGCAGTTGCACGCGATTCGCGTTGGACCACCACCCAAGTTCGAACAGATACCGGGCAGTGAGTTCACGCTCGATGTCGACCTGGTTCTCATTGCCATGGGATTTGTTGGTCCGGTTCGCACTGGAATGATTGATCAGTTGGGAGTTGTCCTGGATCCGCGCGGCAATGTTGCGACGGACGAAAATTCAATGACGTCCGTTCCCGGAGTTTTCGCCGCCGGCGATATGCGTCGTGGGCAATCTCTCGTCGTCTGGGCAATTTCAGAAGGCCGGAAGGCTGCGGCTGGCGTTGATCGCTATCTGCGAGAGACATCAATTGCCAAGGGATCCGCTTCAACCAGATTGCCAACCTCAATTGCGGGATAG
- the gltB gene encoding glutamate synthase large subunit, giving the protein MAQSFYKSNPYDLPPAQGLYDPAHEHDACGMGFVASIQGHKSHEIVLQGIQILISLTHRGACGCDPETGDGAGILIQIPHKFFSRECATLGFALPAPGAYAVGMTFLPVEQHQRLQCEGILERIVREEGLTLLGWRDTPVDGAAVGRVARVSQPYIQQVFVGCPVGMDEDAFERKLYVVRKRTESEIEASEIEDKGMFYIPSLSARTIVYKGLLLAPQIANFYTDLSDPDVTSALCLVHQRFSTNTFPSWQLAHPYRYIAHNGEINTLRGNVNWMHARQSVLKSELFAGDLEKLYPIVAPGGSDSASFDNAVELLFQAGRSIAHVMAMLIPEAWAGNPHMKPEKRSFYEYHASLMEPWDGPAAIAFTDGRVIGATLDRNGLRPGRYVVTHDDLVVMASETGVLDIAPERIKTKGRLQPGKMFLVDTVEGRIVADKEIKKRLAGRQPYGEWLKENQITLDQLPEPARLQAADHATILCRQRAFGYTDEDLRMILEPIASTGDEPVGSMGTDTPLACLSDRPQPLFNYFKQLFAQVTNPPIDPIREEMVMSLVSYIGTERNILEETPENCHTLKLPHPLLTNRELEKLRRVSRGDLLATTLPALFRASEGEAGLKSALDELCRRASLAVRSGYTLLILSDRGVDKNYAPIPSLLALAAVHNLLVREETRTQVALIIESGEPREVMHFALLIGYGASAINPYLAFETLADLAWRGILPDGVDAELAQKHFIKAINKALLKTFSKMGISTLQSYRGAQVFEAIGLNKDLVDAYFVGTTSRLEGIGLEVLANEAQRKHEHAFRPVTEYETELAVGGSYHFRANGEYHLLNPLTISKLQHAVRQSSFKTFQEYTDLIDDQSRNLATLRSLLQIKKADTPISIDEVEPAKEIVKRFTTGAMSFGSISKEAHETLAIAMNRIGGKSNTGEGGEDEGRFKADANGDLRRSAVKQVASARFGVTANYLVNADELQIKMAQGAKPGEGGQLPGHKVDDVIARLRHSIPGVGLISPPPHHDIYSIEDLSQLIHDLKNVNPQARIAVKLVAEVGVGTVAAGVAKAHADVVLISGDSGGTGASPLSSIKHAGIPWELGLAETQQTLLLNDLRSRIRVQTDGKLQTGRDVVIAALLGAEEFGFATTPLIAMGCIMMRKCHLNTCSVGIATQDPVLRKQFQGQPEHVINFFFFLAEQVRQYMAEMGFRKFDDMVGRVDMLDSRPAVNHWKARGLDLSAILYNPPLPARVARHCIHAQDHGLQDALDHQFIEQARPALDARHPVKFSLPIRNVHRSVGAMLSGEIARRYGSDGLPDETIQAQLTGSAGQSFGAFLASGVTLTLEGDANDYVGKGLSGGRLVVYPPKNSGFAAEENILVGNVVLYGATSGEAFFNGIAGERFAVRNSGATAVVEGVGDHGCEYMTKGLVVVLGACGRNFAAGMSGGVAYVFDDRMDFTEKRCNRAGVDLEPLIEPEDIRIVHDLVTRHFALTGSTRARWLLDNWLELLPRFIKVFPHEFKRVLGASRSTQAYIPGQSLPSLAVEQVHHG; this is encoded by the coding sequence ATGGCACAGTCTTTTTACAAGTCGAATCCGTACGACCTGCCGCCTGCCCAGGGGCTGTACGATCCAGCGCATGAGCACGATGCATGCGGCATGGGGTTTGTGGCCAGCATCCAGGGCCACAAGAGTCATGAAATTGTCCTGCAAGGCATTCAGATTCTGATCAGCTTGACGCACCGCGGAGCTTGCGGCTGCGATCCTGAGACGGGCGACGGCGCCGGCATCCTGATCCAGATCCCGCACAAATTTTTTTCCCGCGAGTGTGCCACGCTGGGATTTGCACTGCCCGCTCCGGGAGCGTATGCCGTCGGCATGACGTTCTTGCCCGTGGAGCAACATCAGCGGCTCCAATGCGAGGGCATTCTGGAGAGGATCGTCCGCGAAGAAGGGCTGACGCTCCTCGGTTGGCGGGATACGCCCGTTGATGGCGCCGCCGTCGGCCGAGTCGCACGCGTTTCGCAACCCTATATCCAGCAGGTTTTTGTCGGATGTCCCGTCGGCATGGACGAAGACGCCTTCGAGCGTAAGCTCTACGTCGTACGCAAGCGCACGGAATCGGAAATCGAAGCCTCTGAGATCGAAGACAAAGGGATGTTCTACATTCCGTCGCTCTCGGCCCGCACTATCGTCTATAAGGGCTTGCTGCTGGCACCGCAGATTGCCAACTTCTACACCGATCTCTCCGATCCGGATGTGACCAGCGCCCTGTGCCTCGTGCACCAGCGTTTTTCGACGAACACTTTTCCGAGCTGGCAACTGGCCCATCCTTACCGCTACATCGCGCACAACGGCGAAATCAATACGCTGCGTGGAAACGTCAACTGGATGCACGCCCGGCAGTCTGTGCTGAAGTCGGAGTTGTTCGCCGGAGACCTCGAAAAGCTTTATCCGATTGTTGCGCCCGGCGGCAGTGATTCGGCGAGTTTCGATAACGCCGTGGAACTACTTTTCCAGGCGGGACGATCCATCGCGCACGTCATGGCGATGCTGATCCCGGAAGCGTGGGCAGGGAATCCGCATATGAAGCCGGAAAAGCGATCCTTCTACGAATACCACGCTTCGCTGATGGAGCCTTGGGACGGCCCCGCTGCGATTGCTTTCACAGATGGGCGTGTGATCGGCGCGACGCTGGATCGGAACGGCTTGCGCCCGGGTCGATATGTCGTGACCCACGACGACCTGGTTGTGATGGCGTCGGAAACTGGAGTGCTCGACATTGCGCCGGAGCGAATCAAGACGAAAGGCCGTCTTCAGCCCGGGAAGATGTTCCTGGTCGATACGGTCGAAGGCCGCATCGTTGCCGACAAGGAAATTAAGAAGCGTTTGGCTGGTCGCCAACCCTACGGAGAGTGGCTGAAAGAAAATCAGATCACGCTGGATCAGTTGCCGGAGCCCGCACGATTGCAGGCTGCCGATCACGCGACCATCCTTTGCCGCCAGCGGGCCTTCGGATACACGGACGAAGACCTGCGCATGATCCTTGAGCCGATTGCGTCGACCGGCGATGAACCGGTTGGGTCCATGGGCACCGATACTCCCCTTGCTTGCCTATCCGACCGTCCGCAACCGCTGTTCAACTATTTCAAGCAACTCTTCGCGCAGGTGACCAATCCGCCCATCGATCCCATCCGCGAGGAAATGGTGATGTCGCTGGTGAGCTACATCGGTACGGAACGGAACATCCTCGAAGAGACCCCGGAAAACTGTCACACGTTGAAGCTGCCTCATCCTCTCTTGACCAACCGCGAGTTGGAGAAGCTTCGGCGGGTGTCGCGAGGGGACTTACTGGCCACGACGTTGCCTGCACTGTTCCGCGCAAGTGAAGGCGAGGCTGGACTCAAGAGCGCCTTGGATGAGCTGTGTCGCCGCGCGTCCTTAGCTGTTCGGTCCGGTTACACGCTCCTTATTCTGTCGGATCGCGGCGTGGACAAGAATTACGCTCCCATTCCAAGCCTGCTGGCACTGGCGGCTGTGCACAACCTGCTGGTCCGCGAAGAAACACGTACCCAGGTTGCGTTGATCATCGAGTCCGGCGAACCGCGCGAGGTCATGCACTTTGCGTTGCTGATCGGATACGGAGCGAGTGCGATCAATCCGTATCTCGCTTTCGAAACGCTGGCCGACCTTGCCTGGCGAGGCATCTTGCCCGACGGCGTCGACGCGGAACTCGCGCAGAAGCACTTCATCAAGGCGATCAACAAGGCGCTGCTCAAAACCTTTTCGAAGATGGGCATCTCGACGCTGCAAAGCTATCGCGGCGCGCAAGTGTTCGAAGCGATTGGGCTCAACAAAGACCTGGTAGACGCCTATTTTGTCGGCACCACTTCGCGCCTGGAAGGTATCGGGCTGGAAGTGCTCGCGAACGAAGCGCAGCGCAAGCACGAGCACGCATTCCGTCCGGTCACGGAATACGAGACTGAACTCGCCGTCGGAGGGAGCTACCACTTCCGCGCGAATGGCGAATATCACCTGCTGAATCCTCTGACGATCAGCAAGCTGCAACACGCTGTGCGCCAGTCGAGCTTCAAGACATTTCAGGAATATACCGATCTGATCGACGATCAGAGTCGCAACCTGGCAACCTTGCGCAGCCTGCTGCAAATCAAGAAGGCGGACACTCCAATTTCGATCGACGAAGTCGAGCCGGCCAAAGAGATTGTGAAACGATTCACAACCGGCGCCATGTCATTTGGTTCCATCAGCAAGGAAGCGCACGAAACGCTGGCGATCGCGATGAACCGGATCGGCGGCAAGTCAAATACTGGAGAAGGTGGCGAAGACGAAGGCCGATTTAAAGCAGACGCTAATGGCGATCTGCGCCGCAGCGCCGTCAAACAAGTGGCCTCGGCTCGTTTTGGAGTGACCGCCAACTATCTTGTGAATGCCGACGAACTCCAGATCAAAATGGCGCAGGGCGCGAAACCTGGTGAGGGCGGCCAACTTCCGGGTCACAAGGTTGACGACGTCATCGCGCGTTTGCGGCATTCCATCCCCGGCGTGGGACTGATCTCGCCGCCGCCTCATCACGATATCTATTCGATTGAGGACTTGTCGCAACTCATTCACGACTTGAAGAACGTCAATCCACAGGCACGCATCGCGGTGAAACTCGTCGCCGAAGTGGGCGTAGGCACCGTCGCTGCCGGTGTCGCGAAAGCCCACGCCGATGTGGTCTTGATCAGCGGAGACAGTGGTGGCACGGGCGCCTCACCGCTCAGTTCGATCAAGCATGCCGGAATTCCCTGGGAACTGGGACTGGCCGAGACCCAGCAGACACTGTTGTTGAACGATCTGCGCAGCCGCATCCGCGTGCAGACCGACGGCAAATTGCAAACCGGGCGTGATGTGGTGATTGCGGCGTTACTGGGCGCGGAGGAATTTGGATTTGCTACCACGCCGCTCATCGCGATGGGTTGCATCATGATGCGCAAATGCCATCTGAATACATGCTCCGTCGGCATTGCCACGCAGGATCCCGTGCTCCGCAAGCAATTTCAAGGTCAACCTGAGCACGTCATCAATTTCTTTTTCTTCCTCGCCGAGCAGGTACGCCAGTACATGGCGGAGATGGGCTTCCGCAAATTCGATGACATGGTCGGCCGCGTGGACATGCTGGATTCGCGTCCCGCCGTCAATCACTGGAAGGCGCGCGGCCTCGATTTATCTGCCATCCTTTACAACCCCCCACTTCCCGCGAGAGTGGCGCGGCATTGCATACACGCACAGGATCATGGCTTGCAGGACGCTCTCGATCACCAGTTCATCGAGCAAGCGCGCCCGGCCCTGGACGCACGACATCCCGTCAAGTTCAGTTTGCCGATCCGCAATGTGCATCGCTCCGTGGGCGCCATGCTGAGCGGCGAAATCGCGCGCCGCTACGGCTCCGACGGGTTGCCCGACGAAACCATTCAGGCCCAACTCACCGGGTCCGCCGGCCAGAGCTTCGGAGCATTCCTGGCGAGCGGAGTAACGCTCACGCTGGAAGGCGACGCTAACGACTATGTTGGCAAGGGCCTCTCGGGCGGACGGTTGGTGGTCTACCCACCCAAAAATTCTGGTTTTGCCGCAGAGGAAAACATTCTCGTCGGCAACGTTGTTCTCTACGGGGCCACCAGCGGAGAAGCGTTCTTCAACGGCATTGCCGGCGAACGTTTCGCGGTCCGCAATTCCGGAGCCACGGCAGTTGTCGAAGGAGTGGGTGACCACGGCTGCGAATACATGACCAAGGGCTTGGTGGTTGTGCTCGGAGCCTGTGGTCGAAACTTTGCCGCCGGAATGAGCGGCGGCGTCGCCTATGTGTTTGACGACCGCATGGACTTCACCGAAAAGCGCTGTAATCGCGCCGGTGTCGATCTTGAACCCTTGATTGAACCGGAAGACATCCGGATCGTGCACGATCTTGTCACGCGTCACTTTGCATTGACGGGAAGCACCCGAGCCCGCTGGCTCCTCGACAATTGGCTCGAACTACTGCCGCGATTCATCAAGGTCTTCCCGCACGAATTCAAGCGAGTGCTGGGTGCGAGCCGCAGTACACAGGCCTACATTCCGGGCCAGAGTCTGCCTTCGCTCGCGGTAGAGCAGGTGCATCATGGGTAA
- a CDS encoding ammonium transporter translates to MAKVLKFVLLFALVWVLATSALAQTSAATSPAATNAASEAQAAKIAKLEQAVVDAKSAGDNAWMLMCSALVLMMTGPGLALFYGGLVRKKNVLSVMLQSFAMMAIVTILWGLIGYSLAFGSGNSFIGGLQNVFLRGVGAQPDPDYAATIPLQTFMIYQLMFAIITPALITGAFAERMKFSAMSVFMVLWSLLVYAPMAHMVWGKAGFLNAALGGRFPTLDFAGGTVVHVTSGVSALVCALYLGRRIGYPKEPMPPHSVVLSFIGACLLWVGWFGFNAGSALSAGSLATSAFVATHFGAAAAALGWSAAEWWRNGKPSALGAISGAVAGLVAITPAAGFVSPMSAIAIGLLAGVFCYLMVAKVKLLAGYDDSLDAFGVHGAGGTLGAILTGIFASSAVNPIFKDAQGNTLASGLLEGNTHQLLNQFVGVAIAWVLAAVGTLAILKVVDVTIGLRVSEEHEVQGLDLSQHGEEGYYWESPG, encoded by the coding sequence ATGGCCAAGGTGCTGAAATTCGTCTTGTTGTTCGCGCTCGTGTGGGTGTTGGCGACCAGCGCGCTGGCGCAAACGTCCGCCGCTACGTCGCCTGCCGCAACCAATGCCGCCAGCGAGGCGCAGGCTGCGAAAATCGCGAAGCTGGAGCAAGCGGTGGTCGATGCCAAGAGTGCCGGCGACAACGCCTGGATGCTGATGTGTTCGGCGCTGGTGCTGATGATGACCGGGCCGGGCCTAGCCTTGTTCTATGGCGGTCTAGTCCGAAAGAAGAACGTCCTATCGGTCATGCTGCAAAGCTTCGCTATGATGGCGATCGTCACGATTCTTTGGGGACTGATCGGCTACAGCCTGGCCTTCGGCTCTGGGAACAGCTTCATCGGCGGATTGCAAAACGTTTTTCTGCGTGGTGTCGGTGCCCAGCCCGATCCAGATTATGCCGCCACCATTCCTCTGCAAACATTCATGATCTACCAGCTGATGTTTGCGATTATCACTCCGGCGCTGATCACGGGAGCGTTTGCGGAACGGATGAAGTTCAGTGCGATGAGCGTGTTCATGGTGCTCTGGTCGCTGTTGGTTTACGCGCCGATGGCGCACATGGTGTGGGGAAAAGCAGGGTTCCTGAACGCCGCGCTGGGCGGCCGCTTCCCGACTCTGGATTTTGCCGGCGGCACCGTGGTCCACGTGACTTCTGGAGTTTCAGCGCTGGTATGCGCTCTGTATCTCGGGCGCCGCATTGGATATCCCAAAGAACCAATGCCTCCGCACAGCGTGGTATTGAGTTTTATTGGTGCTTGCCTGTTGTGGGTCGGATGGTTCGGCTTCAACGCCGGCAGTGCGCTTTCGGCGGGGAGCCTGGCGACCAGCGCTTTTGTGGCTACTCATTTCGGAGCCGCTGCGGCTGCCCTGGGATGGAGCGCTGCGGAGTGGTGGAGGAACGGTAAACCGAGTGCGTTGGGCGCGATCTCAGGCGCGGTTGCGGGATTGGTTGCGATCACCCCAGCTGCAGGTTTCGTCTCACCCATGTCGGCGATTGCAATTGGACTGCTGGCAGGCGTGTTCTGCTACCTGATGGTGGCCAAGGTCAAATTGCTGGCTGGCTACGATGATTCGCTGGATGCGTTCGGCGTGCACGGAGCAGGCGGCACGCTGGGAGCCATCCTTACTGGAATCTTCGCTTCCAGTGCGGTGAATCCTATCTTCAAAGACGCGCAAGGGAATACACTTGCGTCAGGACTACTGGAAGGCAACACGCATCAGTTGCTCAACCAGTTCGTCGGTGTCGCGATTGCCTGGGTGCTGGCCGCGGTCGGAACGCTGGCAATCCTGAAGGTCGTCGATGTAACGATCGGATTACGGGTTTCCGAAGAACATGAAGTGCAGGGGCTTGATCTTTCGCAGCATGGTGAGGAAGGATACTACTGGGAATCGCCAGGCTAG
- a CDS encoding P-II family nitrogen regulator: protein MTKVEAIIQVSKLEGVKDALHEIGVEGMTVFEARGHGRQKGHTEFYRGREYTVDLIPKVKLEIVLADEMVEKVVQAITAAARTGKIGDGKIFLSRVDEVIRIRNDERGDGAL, encoded by the coding sequence ATGACAAAGGTCGAAGCGATTATCCAGGTTTCAAAACTCGAAGGAGTAAAAGACGCCTTGCACGAAATTGGCGTTGAAGGCATGACCGTGTTCGAAGCCCGCGGCCACGGCCGGCAAAAAGGTCACACCGAGTTCTATCGGGGACGCGAGTACACCGTCGACCTCATCCCAAAGGTGAAACTCGAGATCGTATTAGCCGATGAGATGGTGGAAAAAGTTGTGCAGGCCATCACGGCCGCTGCCCGCACCGGCAAGATCGGCGACGGAAAGATTTTCCTGTCACGGGTTGACGAAGTGATTCGCATTCGCAACGACGAGCGTGGCGACGGCGCACTTTAG
- the glnD gene encoding [protein-PII] uridylyltransferase, with amino-acid sequence MNSASISSSGLRELYATESARIQEEFSATGNGNAALSGRTAVVEAILLRLWNEFISTDSAGPTGFTLVATGGFGRGWLFPHSDIDLLFLHETTEDAYKDPIRRFSQEIWDLRLKLSPATRTLAECERFDPNNVEFAISLLDCRYLAGDRDLYSQLREKVIPRLVSRECQSLIQNLGEITRARHQKFGNTVFHLEPNVKDGPGGLRDYNVTYWLALISAMEKLRSWPDPKTLLPVSSRRALDAALEFLVSTRCFLHFRHGRHDNSLTWEAQDEAAVRKIGAAEVEIANAADWMRVYFGHARAVHRVSAQLLEEIPAAWSSVYRQFQSWRSRVSTPDFSVVDGLIFVQKPDSLQNPETLLRLFHFMAEQGLKLSTTTEYKIEQVLPALASTPPRGAELWLYLQETLCQPHAADALRAMNALRLLPLLLPELKGIEALVVRDFYHRYTVDEHSFLAIENLHRLRDSKTEWDRRFAELLDELEQPELLHLSLLLHDSGKAIPGDNHVEGSLQFTDSCADRLDLEPVDRETVRYLVGGHLDMSAATRRDVFDPNNVKAFAEKVGVPERLKMLCLMTYADIKAVNPEAMTAWKADNLWQLYIAAANYLSRSADERVHTDNNDSTLAHLRSLAPVAGKKINNFLEGLPQRYLRMHGVSDVLAHAEMAAQVGKDSVQLSLKQVRHWYELTLITTDRPFLFATVSGALAAWGMNIVKANAFSNSAGVVVDTFFFTDRFRTLELNLQEWERLKQSLAAVISGKADVARMLQDRMRSEKKISTKVKISTQIEFDDGCSSHSTLLQVITQDRPGLLYQMCSQVSKQGCNIEIALIETEGQMAIDVLYLTANGAKLDANRQTSLAQSLHEEFLPKVIG; translated from the coding sequence ATGAACAGCGCGTCCATCTCCAGTAGCGGGCTACGGGAACTGTACGCCACGGAATCCGCGCGTATCCAGGAAGAATTTTCCGCTACCGGAAATGGGAACGCGGCACTGTCTGGCCGCACGGCTGTCGTAGAAGCCATTCTGCTCCGCCTCTGGAACGAATTCATCTCAACCGACTCGGCCGGGCCAACGGGCTTCACGCTGGTCGCCACCGGCGGCTTCGGACGAGGATGGCTCTTTCCTCACTCCGACATTGATCTCTTATTTCTTCACGAAACTACCGAAGACGCTTACAAAGATCCCATTCGGCGCTTCTCCCAGGAAATATGGGATCTGCGGCTGAAGCTCAGCCCCGCCACGCGCACGCTTGCGGAGTGCGAGCGATTCGATCCCAACAATGTGGAGTTTGCAATTTCTCTTCTCGACTGCCGCTATCTGGCGGGGGACCGCGATCTGTACTCGCAATTGCGAGAAAAGGTGATTCCGCGCCTGGTTTCCCGCGAGTGTCAGAGCCTGATCCAGAACCTGGGCGAGATCACCCGCGCCCGGCATCAAAAATTTGGCAACACGGTGTTCCATCTCGAACCGAATGTGAAGGACGGACCCGGCGGACTGCGCGACTACAACGTCACTTACTGGCTGGCGCTGATATCGGCGATGGAGAAATTGCGCAGTTGGCCGGATCCCAAAACATTGCTTCCGGTTTCATCGCGGAGAGCGCTTGATGCTGCGCTCGAATTCCTGGTCTCTACCCGCTGTTTTCTGCACTTCCGGCATGGCCGTCACGACAATTCTCTGACTTGGGAAGCGCAGGACGAAGCCGCGGTTCGCAAGATCGGCGCGGCGGAGGTCGAGATCGCCAATGCCGCGGACTGGATGCGAGTGTACTTCGGCCACGCCCGCGCCGTGCATCGCGTGAGCGCGCAGCTTTTAGAGGAGATTCCAGCTGCCTGGTCCTCCGTGTATCGCCAGTTCCAAAGCTGGCGGTCGCGCGTTTCCACGCCCGATTTTTCCGTCGTCGACGGACTGATCTTCGTGCAAAAGCCCGACTCCCTGCAGAACCCTGAGACGCTGCTGCGCCTGTTTCACTTCATGGCCGAACAGGGCCTGAAATTGAGTACAACTACGGAGTACAAAATTGAGCAAGTGCTGCCGGCACTGGCTTCCACGCCGCCGAGGGGCGCGGAACTTTGGCTTTATCTGCAGGAAACATTGTGCCAGCCGCATGCTGCCGACGCTTTACGTGCGATGAATGCGTTACGCCTGTTGCCGCTGCTACTGCCGGAACTCAAAGGGATCGAAGCGCTGGTGGTGCGGGACTTTTACCATCGCTACACCGTGGACGAACATTCGTTCCTGGCAATCGAAAACCTTCATCGACTCCGCGATTCAAAAACCGAGTGGGACCGGCGCTTCGCGGAACTGCTGGACGAACTGGAGCAGCCCGAACTACTTCACCTTTCTTTATTGCTGCACGATTCCGGCAAAGCAATACCCGGCGACAACCACGTGGAAGGCAGTCTGCAATTTACGGATAGCTGCGCCGACCGGCTCGACCTCGAACCCGTTGACCGCGAGACAGTGCGGTACCTCGTTGGCGGGCATCTCGATATGTCAGCAGCCACCCGCCGCGATGTGTTCGATCCGAATAACGTGAAAGCGTTCGCGGAAAAGGTCGGGGTTCCCGAGCGGCTCAAAATGCTCTGCCTGATGACATACGCTGACATTAAAGCCGTGAACCCCGAGGCGATGACGGCATGGAAGGCGGACAACCTCTGGCAACTCTATATTGCGGCGGCCAACTATTTGAGCCGCAGCGCCGACGAGCGCGTCCATACGGATAACAATGATTCGACGCTCGCGCATCTGCGTTCACTGGCGCCGGTCGCGGGCAAGAAGATCAACAATTTCTTGGAGGGCCTGCCGCAGCGGTATTTGCGTATGCACGGAGTCAGCGACGTGCTGGCCCATGCCGAAATGGCAGCGCAGGTTGGCAAAGACTCTGTTCAGTTGAGCCTCAAGCAGGTCCGCCACTGGTACGAGTTGACGTTGATCACCACCGATCGGCCATTTCTATTTGCAACGGTTTCAGGGGCCCTGGCGGCATGGGGAATGAATATCGTGAAGGCCAACGCGTTCTCCAATAGCGCGGGCGTCGTCGTCGACACCTTTTTCTTTACCGACCGGTTTCGTACGCTCGAACTTAATCTCCAGGAATGGGAACGATTGAAACAAAGCCTCGCCGCGGTGATCAGCGGGAAGGCGGATGTGGCCCGGATGTTGCAGGATCGAATGCGATCCGAGAAGAAGATATCCACGAAAGTGAAGATCTCAACCCAGATCGAGTTTGACGACGGCTGTTCCAGTCACAGCACTCTGCTGCAGGTCATCACGCAGGACCGCCCTGGACTGCTCTACCAGATGTGCTCGCAGGTTTCGAAACAGGGATGCAATATCGAAATCGCCCTGATCGAAACCGAAGGCCAGATGGCCATCGACGTCCTCTACCTCACCGCAAATGGAGCCAAACTGGACGCAAACCGGCAAACCTCCCTGGCCCAGTCCCTGCATGAGGAATTCCTTCCAAAAGTCATAGGCTGA